One window from the genome of Comamonas antarctica encodes:
- a CDS encoding CopD family copper resistance protein: MSYGVLLILHLLAAIAFVGTVFFEVVMLEGVRKHLPQETMRAVERAIGNQSTAVMPWVLLTLYAAGISLAWQHRAALAQPLTSSFGLLLMLKIALSLSVFGHFASAMFWRRRGVLGGRRSRRLHLSVFCHVLAIVLLAKAMFYVQW, encoded by the coding sequence GTGAGCTATGGTGTCCTGCTGATCTTGCACCTGCTGGCCGCCATCGCCTTCGTGGGCACGGTGTTCTTCGAAGTGGTGATGCTCGAAGGTGTGCGCAAGCACTTGCCTCAAGAGACTATGCGCGCGGTGGAGCGCGCGATCGGCAACCAATCCACCGCCGTGATGCCCTGGGTGCTGCTGACGCTCTACGCAGCTGGCATCAGTCTGGCCTGGCAGCACCGCGCAGCGCTGGCACAGCCGCTAACCAGCAGCTTCGGGCTGCTGTTGATGCTTAAGATCGCACTGTCGCTCAGCGTGTTCGGGCATTTCGCCAGCGCTATGTTCTGGCGACGGCGCGGTGTGCTGGGGGGGCGTCGCTCGCGCCGGCTGCACCTGAGCGTGTTCTGCCATGTGCTGGCCATCGTGCTGCTGGCCAAGGCCATGTTCTACGTGCAGTGGTAA
- a CDS encoding RrF2 family transcriptional regulator codes for MRLTMMTDYALRLLMYVAQQPERLCTISEVAQAYEISEAHLMKVTYQLALQGWIETVRGKGGGMRLAHAPRDINLGAVVRDIEPDFALVECFSTGNQCVLTGRCRLADVLSGSLQVFMTHLDGFSLADLLPSTDLPLKASQRMKLERRRVA; via the coding sequence ATGCGTTTGACCATGATGACCGACTACGCGCTGCGCCTGTTAATGTATGTGGCGCAGCAGCCCGAACGCCTGTGCACCATCTCGGAGGTGGCGCAGGCCTATGAGATATCGGAAGCGCATTTGATGAAGGTGACCTACCAACTCGCCCTGCAAGGCTGGATCGAGACTGTGCGCGGCAAGGGCGGGGGCATGCGCCTGGCCCATGCGCCGCGCGACATCAACCTGGGCGCCGTGGTGCGTGACATCGAGCCGGACTTTGCCTTGGTCGAGTGTTTCTCGACCGGCAACCAGTGCGTCTTGACGGGACGGTGTCGCCTGGCCGACGTACTCAGCGGCTCCCTGCAGGTGTTCATGACCCACTTGGACGGCTTCTCGTTGGCCGACCTGTTGCCCAGCACCGACCTACCGCTGAAAGCGAGCCAGCGCATGAAGCTGGAACGCAGGCGGGTGGCATGA
- a CDS encoding NnrS family protein: MAELLQIEEPSRAKPPPPQWAAFLELGFRPLYLAGCFWAAVSVALWVFAPELLRGKLAGVVWHAHEMLWGFIATIAVGFLLTAGSNWTGTNPLKGRALAALSLLWVLARVGYLVPGDIAFALALACEVLFFAVSALALGRAIYGARSQRNYGLPLLVFALGGADALFLLATRQSDHGQLMQHFNTGLLCMAMIALLVARRVIPFFAIRAVPGLTVPMHTRSGHWQLAAGGLAIGCGLMGWAEASALFLSVAGVVALVQVLAWKPAAVRRVPLLWILYVGYAAIGVGLLVAAAHAAGAVLRAAWPAHVIGVAGFSVLIIGMVTRTALGHLGRPLRPDRLIVCCYGLVIAAAALRLLALLPTGLALGALHASAGAWVLAFVLYLWRFFPMLIRPRIDAPAAPVLKPEQIAARPHPPQ; encoded by the coding sequence ATGGCTGAACTGTTGCAGATCGAGGAGCCTAGTAGGGCGAAGCCGCCCCCGCCGCAATGGGCAGCGTTTCTGGAGCTGGGATTTCGGCCGCTTTACCTGGCCGGCTGCTTTTGGGCCGCCGTGTCGGTGGCGCTGTGGGTGTTTGCGCCCGAGCTGCTGCGCGGGAAACTGGCCGGTGTTGTCTGGCATGCGCACGAGATGCTCTGGGGCTTCATCGCCACCATCGCGGTGGGCTTCCTGCTCACGGCGGGCAGCAACTGGACGGGCACCAATCCGCTCAAGGGCAGGGCGCTGGCCGCCTTGAGCCTGCTGTGGGTTCTGGCGCGGGTGGGCTACCTCGTGCCGGGAGACATTGCGTTTGCACTGGCGCTTGCCTGCGAGGTACTGTTCTTCGCCGTGTCGGCCCTGGCCCTGGGCCGCGCCATCTACGGCGCGCGCAGCCAGCGCAACTACGGCCTGCCGTTGCTGGTGTTCGCGTTGGGCGGGGCTGATGCGTTGTTCCTGCTTGCAACCCGGCAGAGCGACCATGGCCAGCTCATGCAGCACTTCAACACCGGGTTGCTGTGCATGGCGATGATCGCGCTCCTGGTGGCACGCCGGGTGATTCCGTTTTTTGCGATCCGGGCGGTGCCGGGTTTGACGGTTCCGATGCACACGCGCAGCGGCCATTGGCAACTGGCGGCCGGCGGCTTGGCCATCGGCTGCGGACTGATGGGCTGGGCAGAGGCATCGGCCCTGTTCCTGAGCGTGGCTGGCGTGGTTGCGCTTGTGCAGGTCCTGGCCTGGAAGCCGGCAGCCGTGCGGCGCGTGCCGCTGCTCTGGATTTTGTATGTCGGGTATGCCGCAATAGGCGTGGGGCTTCTGGTGGCCGCCGCCCACGCTGCAGGCGCCGTGCTGCGCGCCGCATGGCCGGCACATGTGATTGGCGTGGCCGGATTCTCGGTTCTGATCATCGGCATGGTGACCCGCACGGCGCTGGGACATCTGGGGCGGCCGCTGCGCCCGGATCGCCTTATCGTGTGCTGTTACGGGCTAGTGATCGCGGCCGCGGCGCTGCGCCTGCTGGCGCTGCTGCCCACCGGCTTGGCGTTGGGTGCCTTGCACGCATCCGCTGGCGCCTGGGTGCTGGCCTTCGTGCTGTACCTGTGGCGGTTCTTCCCGATGCTGATCCGCCCGCGCATCGATGCGCCGGCTGCGCCGGTTCTCAAGCCCGAACAGATTGCGGCGCGGCCGCACCCGCCGCAATGA
- a CDS encoding group III truncated hemoglobin has translation MPGSNLCTEAEATALVHTFYARVREDEVLGPIFEAHIDDWDRHLAKLVDFWSAILRRTGRFSGAPMPKHAVLPGLSAELFQRWLKLFRENAVAQPNQAMAEQACAMAERIAQSLWMGYQISRNPDALPAALAQG, from the coding sequence ATGCCCGGGAGCAATCTCTGCACCGAAGCCGAAGCCACGGCCCTGGTGCACACGTTCTATGCCCGTGTCCGTGAGGACGAGGTGCTGGGTCCGATCTTCGAGGCACACATTGACGACTGGGACCGCCACTTGGCCAAGCTGGTGGATTTCTGGTCGGCCATTCTCCGGCGCACGGGCCGGTTTTCGGGCGCGCCCATGCCTAAGCATGCGGTGTTGCCCGGGCTCTCGGCAGAGCTGTTCCAGCGCTGGCTGAAGCTGTTCCGCGAGAACGCGGTGGCGCAGCCCAATCAGGCGATGGCCGAGCAGGCCTGCGCGATGGCCGAGCGCATCGCGCAAAGCCTGTGGATGGGCTACCAGATCAGTCGTAATCCCGACGCGCTGCCCGCGGCGTTGGCACAGGGTTGA